In a single window of the Schistocerca americana isolate TAMUIC-IGC-003095 chromosome X, iqSchAmer2.1, whole genome shotgun sequence genome:
- the LOC124556507 gene encoding uncharacterized protein LOC124556507, whose product MPKKQNYEIPPWERSNWEFMHEGQKRYAYEQWLMSRVRRGLPIDHDRPSTSGSATGTSSVDKHHVDHEVSDTEEDEDEQGPEETQQHSEPQRLVPYSDSDEGMSSPMQVDSGKRQAAAGQSGGSKKKKALTGTAAPSANVLGDSPNTRESKHDAASFHDSRVSN is encoded by the exons ATGCCGAAAAAACAG AATTATGAAATTCCACCGTGGGAACGGTCTAATTGGGAGTTTATGCATGAAGGCCAGAAACGGTATGCCTATGAACAATGGCTAATGTCTCGTGTTCGCCGTGGTTTGCCTATAGATCACGACCGCCCATCAACATCTGGTTCAGCCACTGGAACAAGTTCTGTAGACAAACATCACGTCGACCACGAAGTATCAGATACCGAAGAAGACGAAGACGAACAAGGACCAGAAGAAACACAACAACATTCTGAACCACAACGTTTAGTACCATATTCTGACAGTGACGAAGGTATGAGTTCGCCAATGCAGGTAGATTCAGGCAAACGACAGGCTGCAGCAGGTCAATCTGGTGGatccaagaaaaaaaaagcgtTAACAGGCACTGCAGCACCATCTGCTAACGTACTGGGTGATTCTCCTAACACTCGTGAATCGAAACATGACGCGgcgtcgtttcatgattcgagggtcagcaactga